From Saccharibacillus brassicae:
CGCGTCCTATTTTCCCAAATTTGAAGGAGGAATTTTAATTATGGCCATCTCTATCAGCCTGCCGGACGGCTCCGTCCGGGAATACGCGGACGGCAGCACAATCGAAGACGTCGCCGCGTCGATCAGCAGCAGCCTGCGCAAAAACGCGCTCGCCGGCAAGCAAAACGGTATCGTCGTCGACCTGAACACCCCGCTCGAGAACGGCGCGCAGATCGAAATCGTCATGCCGGGTTCGCCGGAAGGGCTCGAAGTCGTTCGCCACAGCACGGCCCACCTGACGGCTCAAGCGGTCCGCCGTCTGTTCGGCACGACAGAAGTGCAGCTCGGCATCGGTCCGGTCATCGAGGAAGGCTTCTATTATGACATGGACCTGGAGCACGGCCTCAATCCGGAAGATCTGCAGAAGATCGAGAAGGAAATGGAGCGGATCGTCGGCGAGAACCTGCCGATTACCCGCCGCGAAGTAAGCCGCGACGAAGCGCTCAAAATCTTCGGCGAGCTGGGCGATCCGTACAAGCTTGAACTGATCAACGCGCTGCCGGAAGAAGCGGCGATTACGATCTACGACCAGGGCGAGTTCTTCGACCTGTGCCGCGGTCCGCATGTGCCGTCGACAGGCAAGCTCAAAATCTTCAAGCTGCTGAGCGTGGCCGGTGCCTACTGGCGCGGCGACAGCAAGAACAAAATGCTGCAGCGGATCTACGGCACGGCCTTCTTCAAAAAAGCGGAGCTGGACGAGCATCTGCATTTCCTCGAAGAAGCCAAAAAGCGCGACCACCGGAAGCTGGGCAAAGACCTCAAGATGTTCACGTTCAGCAATCTGGTCGGGCAGGGCCTGCCGATCTGGCTGCCGAACGGTGCCAAGCTGCGCCGGACGCTGGAGCGTTACATCGTCGATCTTGAAGAAAGCCTCGGCTACCAGCACGTGTACACGCCGGTCATGGGCAACGTGGAGCTGTACAAAACGTCCGGCCACTGGGAACATTACCAGGAAGACATGTTCCCGCCGATGGAGCTGGACAATGAATCGCTCGTGCTGCGTCCGATGAACTGCCCGCACCATATGATGGTGTACAAAAACGATATGCACAGCTACCGGGAACTGCCGATCCGTATCGCCGAGCTCGGCCTGATGCACCGGTACGAAATGTCCGGCGCGCTGACCGGCTTCCACCGCGTGCGCGCGATGACGCTGAACGATGCGCATATTTTCTGCCGCCCGGACCAGATCAAGGAAGAATTCGGCCGCGTCGTGAAGCTGATCGCCAAAGTGTACGAAGACTTCGGTATCGACAGCTACCGATTCCGTCTGTCTTACCGCGATCCGCAGGATACCGAGAAGTATTTCCAGAACGACGAGATGTGGGAAATGTCCCAGCGCATGCTGCGCGAAGTCGTCGAAGAACTCGACCTGCCGTTCTACGAAGCGGAAGGCGAAGCGGCGTTCTACGGACCGAAGCTCGACGTGCAGATCAAAACGGCGCTTGGCAAAGAAGAGACGCTGTCGACTGCGCAGCTCGACTTCCTGCTGCCTGAACGCTTCGAACTGGAATACGTCGGCGACGACGGCCAGAAGCATCGCCCGGTCGTGATCCACCGCGGCATTATCAGCACGATGGAACGCTTCACGGCGTTCCTGCTGGAGAACTTCGCCGGCAATCTGCCGCTGTGGCTGTCGCCGATGCAGGCGAAGATCATTCCGGTATCGGGCAACTACAGCGAGTACGCCGAGCAGGTGGCGGAGAAGCTTAGAGAATCCGGCATTCGCGTCGAGACCGACGTGCGCAACGAAAAGCTCGGCTACAAGATCCGGGAAGCGCAGCTGGAAAAATCGCCGTACATGTTCGTCGTCGGCGAGAACGAGAAAGAAGCGGGCGGCGTGTCCGTGCGCAAGCGCGGCGAAGGCGACCTCGGCGCCAAGCCGCTGGACGAAGTGATCGCCATGCTGCAAGAAGAGATCCGCACCCGTAAAATTTAACGCTTCGGGCCGTCTTGCAAGGCTTCAGGCGTCTTGAACGCAGGCCGCTCCCTTCACGGGAGCGGCCTTTTCGCGTGCGCTTTCGGTCCGTCCGCCGCCGCGGCTCGGTCTCAAGGCCGGCCCGGCTCCGGCCGGAGGCGGGCCGAAAGTTCGCCCCGCAGGCGCAGGCGCAAATCATCCGCGCGCCGCTTCGGACTCCCTTGTTTTTCCCGCATACTGGAAAAAACGAAGGGAGGCGCGGACCATGAAAAAGAATAAAGCGAAAAAGCTGCTCAAAGCGGCGTACGGCAAACTGTTCGGATCGCGGGAAATGCAGGGAGGCACCGTGTCGGCGGCGAAAGTTCAGGCGCTGCGTTCGCCGAAGCGCAGGGGAGAAGAGAGATTCGATTACGATCGCAGCTTGAACGAAGAACTGACGCTCGGCCTGCTGCGCGGCCGGATGTAGACGGCGGGACACAAAACGTCTCGGTCTCGGGACCGAGAAGCTTTTCGTTCCCGCGCCGCTTTTGCAAAGGGTTTCGGTCCGGTAGACTGAACCTACCATCATAAGAAGTGTCCGGATCGGCAGCGCCTGCATCCGGTACCGATACAAGGAGGAGAAGACAATGAAAAAAAGTGGAGCTTTGTGGTTGATCGCGGTCGGCGGCGTGTTTCTGGCGTATCAGCTGGGATGGATCAGCTTCGGCATCGGAGATCTGATTCGGACGTTCTGGCCGATGATTCTGATTCTGATCGGCCTGCAAAAACTGCTGGACACCAAAAAAATGAGTTCCAGCATCGTCGGCAGCGTGATCATGATCGTCATCGGGGGTTATTTTCAGACGCGGAACCTGGGCATGCATGTGCTCAGCCCGGGCGAGTTTTTCAAAATCATGATTCCCGCAGCGCTGATCGCTACCGGCGTCTACGTGCTGCTCAAACCGAAACGATCGCCGGAGTATCCGTCGGTCCAGCGCGACAACCCGGAAGACTTCCATCATTCGGCGCCGCCGGCTCCTCCGGTTCCGCCGATGCCGATCGAACCGCTGGAATCGCCGCTTGACCGCATGTTCGTCAATCTGGACAAAGAAGAACCGGCCGGCGACGGCGAGCCCCGCAACCGGTATGACTGGGCGCCCGAACGTGACGGAAGAAGCGACGGCGAAAGTGAACAACCGGCCGCCGGCCGCGAGCGTTCGAACGAAGGATCGGAGTTTCACAAAATCGGCGGGATGGCCCGCGAGTTCGGCAAGCAGACGGCCGAGCAGATGCGGAAGATCGACTTTTCCCGGATCGCGGACGAAGTGAAGCACGAAGTGGACAGCGCGATGCACGATTTCAAAAAGTCGCTCGGCAAAGAAGGCGACAAACAAGCCGGACCCCGGTATAAATCGGGCGTGCCGCTGGACAAGGAACCGTTCCCGGACTATTTTGCCGAAGACAGCAGGTTTTACGACGACTGCCGCGAAGACATTAGAGAAGAAGAAAACGACCGGGCGGAAATGAAAAAAGCGCGCCAACAGGCGGACAAGGAAAAAAAGGAAAAAACGGTCAACGAATCGAGCTTTATCGGCGACTATTATATCGGCAAAGACTATTTCCGCCTCAAGCCGCTGAACATTTCCCATTTTGTCGGCGACACGGTCATCGATCTGACCAAAGCGCAGATCCCTTACGGCACGACGAGAATCAACATTTCCTGCTTTATCGGCGACGTCGTTATCTACGTTCCGAACGATCCGGAACTCGGCGTGCGGGCCAACAGCAGTTCGTTTCTCGGCGACCATAACGTGCTGGGCAGCACGCGGTCGGGCATCGTGAGCGGCGTGGACGAGACGCAGAACTACGACGAATGCGCCAAACGGATCAAGATTTCGGCGAGTTCCTTCATCGGAGACGTGCACGTGACGAGAGTCGGTTAAGCAGATCGGGGCGAGGTGGGAGCTTACCTATGGGCAACTTATTGAAAAACACGAAATGGGAACTGATTTTGTACTTCCTGCTTAGCGGCGGCATTCTCGCCGCTTTGTTATATTGGTTCAGCCTGTACGGACTCGTACAGGTTTTTCCGCGGAAAGTCTGGTTATTCTACCTGCTGGCCGCGGTGATCGTCGCCGTCGTGACCGGTTACGTGGCCGGTCAGCGTATCCAGCGCCGGATCGACGTGCTGCACTACAGCATGCTTCAGGTCGCGCAGGGCAATCTGGGCCTGCGGCTGGGCGATACGGAAGACCAGTCGTTCGCGCGCGTCTACCGCGAATTCAACGCGATGATGAATTCGATCGAGACGAAGACGAAGCTGCTGCAAAAGCTCGGCGAGAGCGACGCGGTCGGAAAAGAGCAGCTGGTCGAAAGCGCCGTGCGCGAAGAACGCCGCCGGATGGCGCGCGATTTGCACGACTCGGTCAGCCAGCAGATTTTCGCTATCCATATGTCGGCCGCTTCGCTGCCCAAAGTGCTGGAGCGCAACCCGGACGCGGCGGAGACGGTCATGCGGCAGCTGATCCAGATGTCGAATCTGGCGCAGAAGCAGATGCGGGCGCTGATCGCGCAGCTGAGGCCGGTGGAACTCGAAGGCATGGAGCTTCCGGCCGCGCTCGATCGCTGGTTCCCGGATTACTGCATCCAGAACGGATTGAAAGGCATCAAAGACGTCGAACTGTGCAACGGGCTGTCCGAAGCGATCGAGCAGCAGCTGTTCCTGATCGTCCAGGAAGCGATGGCGAACATCGTCAAGCATGCCCAGGCGAGCATCGTCAGCTTGTCGCTGCGGGAGAACGAGCGGCAGGTGCTGCTGTCGATCAGCGACGACGGCAAAGGCTTTTCGGGCGGCGCGGCGCAAAAGCAGGGTTCCTACGGGCTGCTGACGATGCGCGAACGGGCGGAGAAGCTCGGCGGACGGGCCGAAATCTTGTCGAAGCCGGGCGCGGGCACGACGATCCGCGTACATATTCCAAAATTCGGAGAAGAAAAGGCGGTGGACACGCATGGACAAGATCAAGATCCTGCTGGCGGACGATCACGACATGGTGAGAATGGGACTGAAAACGTACTTGATGCTGGAACCGGGGTTTGACGTGATCGGGGAAGCGGCGAACGGCTTCGAAGTGATCGGGCATCTGCGGACGCTGTCCGGGGAAGGCGGCGAAATGCCGGATCTGATCCTGATGGATCTGATGATGCCGGAGATGAACGGCACCGAAGCGACGCGGCTCGTCATGTCGGAATTTCCGACGATCCGCGTCGTTATGCTGACCAGTTTTCTCGAAGACAAGCTGGTCATGGAAGCGATCGAAGCGGGCGCCGTCAGCTATGTGCTGAAGACGGTCACGGCGGAAGAACTGATCTACGCGCTCAAAGGCGCTTACCGCGGCATGCCGGTCATGACCGGAGACGTCTCCCAGGCGCTGACGCGCGGGATCCGCCAGCGGACGGTGGAAGCCGATTCGTCTCCGCTGACCGAGCGCGAGAAGGAAGTGCTGCTGCTGATCGCCGAAGGCATGGGCAACAAGGAGATCGGGGAAGAGCTGCATATCAGTATCAAAACGGTCAAGACCCATGTCAGCAACCTGCTGATGAAGTGCGAATTGGAAGACCGCACGCAGCTTGCGATCTATGCCCACCGGCAGGGGATGGTCCGCTCGTGAGCCTGCTTGCGAACGACTTGACGGAGATCCGGCGTTTTCCGGAAGCGAGCGGCGCCGTCGGCGACAACGGCAAATACCGCGGCATGTACGACCGCATCGCGCCTTTTTACAATCTGTCGAACAAAGTCTACTTTCGCTTGAAATTCGGCGGGGAAGAAGCTTACCGGCGGCAGTTTCTGGACGAACTCGAGATTCCGCCCGGCGGGCGCGTGCTGGAAGTGTCGTGCGGCACCGGGGACAATTTCCCGTATCTGCCGGCGGATATCGAGCTGCACGGCCTCGATCTGTCGCTCGGCATGCTGAACGTGTGCCGGAAGCATCTGCGCAAATGGAAACGTTCCGCTTCGTTATACCAAGCGACGGCCGAACGCCTTCCGTTCGGCGACGACTTTTTCGATACGGTCTACCATGTCGGCGGTATCAACTTTTTCAACGACGGGGCGCAGGCGGTCCGGGAAATGATCCGCGTCGCCAAGCCGGGCACGAAGATCGTGATCGTCGACGAGACCGAACGGCTCGCTTCCGGCACGTACGAGAAGATTCCGTTCGTCGGCCGCCGGTTCAAGCAGCGCGCGGAGATCGTCGTTCCGGTGCGGCTCATTCCGGACGGGATGCTCGAAGTCGAAGCGCGCGAGATCTGCCGCGGCCTGATGTACTGCCTGACTTTTCGCGTGCCGCCCGAATCGTCCGGTTCCGAAGTCCGGGCCTGAACCGACGCCGAACCGCTCCCTGCACCGATCTTGCGGGGAAGCCGGTCTCCTCTCCTTTTCCGCAGGAGAAGAGGCTTTTTTGGCATTTTGCAAAATTAAGGGCTTTCTTATCTTTCTTTATGCCTCTTTTAATGTGTAATTAAGGTTGCTGGGCGAAAATAAGTACAGAAGCAAACGGCAGCATCAGGGCAGACGGTACTTGTCCCATTCAATCGGCAGCAAACGCAATTCACATTTACGTCATTCGGCACAGCCCGAACGCGAGGAGGAAATAGAGATGGACGAGAAGAAATACGGCAATTCTTTTGAAGACAACAACGGAGCAGGCAGCAGCGAAGGGAACCGCAACAATTCCGGAGCCGACTCCTCCGAGCGGACAGGCACGAACCCGGACGGCTCGTCTTACTATTACTCGTACGGCCCGTTCCAATCGGTCGGCTCTTCCGATCCGGAAGCGCCCAAAGTGCAGGACGTCGAAGTCACGCCTCCGAGCGCGATCCGCGGTTACGACTCGTACGGCACGCCAAGTGGACCGAACGGTTCGGCTCCGGGCGGCGGCTCGGGCGGCAACTGGAACTACAACCAGAAGCCGAAGTCTTCGTTCAAAAACGCGCTGACGTCGTTCGCGGCCGGGGCGCTGGGCGCCATCGTCATTACCGGTTCGGTGTTCGGCGCCGGACATGCCGGCTGGTTCGACGGCGACGAAGCGTCGACGGCCAAGGCGGCGACTTCGCAGACCGCGCCGTCCAACCCGAGCGGCGTCTCGACCGCGGCGTATACGATCGCGTCGTCCAAAGACATCTCGGACGTCGTGAACCAGTCCAGCCCTTCGGTCGTCAAGATCGAGACGCTGTCCAAAGGCGGGACTTCCGGTAAGCAGGGCAATTACAACGACCCGTTCTTCAAATATTTCTACGGCGACTCCCAGGGCAGCGAGAACAACGGCGGCTCCGGCACGAATTCCGGTTCCGCTTCGGATCAACTGACGCCGCTCGGACTCGGAACGGGTTTCATTTTCGATAAAGAAGGCTATATCCTGACGAACAACCACGTGGTTGAAGGCGGAGACGTCATCCAGGTTACGCTGGACGGTACGACCAAGCCTTACGAAGCGAAACTGCTCGGTCATAGCGCCGATCTTGACCTGGCGGTCCTCAAGATCACGAGCACCGACGGCAGCGACTTCCCGTACATCTCGCTGGGCGATTCCGATGCGACGGCGATCGGCAACTGGGTCGTCGCAATCGGCAACCCGGAAGGCTTCGAACACACGGTTACGGCCGGCGTGCTCAGCGCCAAAGAACGCGAAATTTCGATCGCCGACGAGACGACGGGCAAAGCGACGCAGTACAAGCACCTGCTGCAGACCGACGCGTCGATCAACCCGGGCAACTCCGGCGGTCCGCTGATCAACCTGAACGGCGAAGTGATCGGCATGAACACGGCCGTCAGCACGGAAGCGCAGGGCATCGGCTTCGCGATTTCCTCGAACACGATCAAAGGCGTCGTCGAACAGCTCAAAAACAACGAAGAAATTCCGAAAGAAGCCGTTCCGTTTATCGGCGCAAGCCTGACGACGATGTCGGACAGCATCGCGCAGCAGATGGGCGTGGACACGAAGGAAGGTTCGCTCGTCAGCGAAGTGCTGTACGGATCGCCGGCCTACAAAGCCGATCTGCGCAGCTACGACATCATCACCGGCGTGAACGGTACGCCTTATGCGACCAGCCAGGATCTGATCGCGGCGATCCAGAAGTTCAAAGTCGGAACCGAAATTACGCTGAACGTCGTGCGCAACGATAAGAAAGTCGACCTCAAAGTAACGGTGGGCGACCGGAACCAGTACGACGAATCGGCCGCTGGACAGCAGGGCGGCGGCAGCGAGAACCAGACTCCGAACAACGGATTGATTAACCCGTTCGGCGGCCAATAAGGATCGCCGGCGAACGACGGATACGAAGCGGGCGAACGGGAGGGGGAGACCCCTCCCGTTTTTTGGCGCCCGGCCTGAGAGTCGCCGCAAGAAAACAGGATGCGAAGGTACGTGAACGTTGCTACAATAATAGAAAAAGAACGTAGAGGGGAACGAATGCATATGCGATCCAATATTCTGATTGTCGACGACGACGAAAAAATCATCTCCATGCTGCGCAGGGGGCTGGCTTTTGAAGGATACGAGGTACACACGGCGCCAAACGGGGCGGAAGGGCTGAAGCTGATGCGCACGACCGATCCCGATCTGCTCGTGCTTGACGTCATGATGCCCGAGGTGGACGGGTTCGAAGTGGTGCGCCGGCTGCGCGAAGCGGGCAGCGCCGTTCCGGTGCTGATGCTTACGGCCAAGGACGAGCTGGAGAATCGGGTCAAAGGACTCGATCTCGGCGCGGACGATTACCTCGTCAAGCCGTTCGCGCTCGAAGAACTGCTGGCGCGGGTGCGCGCGCTGCTGCGCCGCAAAACGGACACGGTCCGCGAAGACGACGGCGAGCGGCTGAGCTTCGAAGACCTCGTCATGAATATCGATTCGCGCGAAGTGACGAGAGGCGAACGCAAGGTCGAACTGACGGCCAAAGAATTCGAACTGCTGCATCTGTTCATGCTCAATCCGAGACGGGTGCTGTCGCGCGACGTGATTATGGACAAAATCTGGGGATACGACTACAGCGGCGAATCCAACGTGCTCGAAGTGTATATCGCGATGCTGCGCCAGAAGACGGAAGATTCAAGCTCCAAGCGCCTGATCCAGACGATCCGGGGCGCCGGTTACATCCTAAGAAGCGATTCCTAAAAGGGGGCAGCCCTCTGCTATGTCTATCCGTTTACGCCTGACCGCCTGGTACTCCGGCATCCTGGCGCTGACTCTGCTGATGTTCAGCGCGATCATCTATACGTTCGTCTATTACAACACTTACCAGAATACGTACGACACGTGGCAGAGCCGTATTCGCGAGCAGATCCGGCAGAGCATCGTCGTCGACGATTCGGGCATGGTCACTTCCAAGATCAATATCGAAAATATTTTGAAAACGATCGACAGCCGGTTATATGTACAGATTTACTTTTACGGCAGCGGCGATCTTCAGCAGTCGGACAATATGACGTTCGGCCCCGGCGCGTTCAAATTCGAGATTCCTCCGCTGGAAGGAGTCAAAGAAGATTTCAGCCGTATCCGCTCCGAAGGCCGGCCTTATTTGATGTATCAACAGCTGCTGCTGCCGGCAAACGGGGCGCGCGAGCCGGTGCTGCTGCAAATTGCGGCCAGTACAGAAGAAGCGGAGAACCTGCTGTCGGATCTGCGCTTCATTCTCCTGCTCGGCTCGGTGTCCACGCTTATTCTGGCCGCCACGCTCGGCATGTTCCTGGCCCGCAAATCGATGGCGCCGATCGGCAAAGTCATCGAAGCGGCGAACGGGGTGCAGACGAGCAGCGACCTCAGCGTCCGGATCGACTATACCGGCCCGCAGGACGAGGTCGGACAGCTGATCAGCACGGTGAACCGGATGCTGGCGCGCACGGAACTGTTTTACAAAGACCTGGAAGAATCGTACCGGGCGCAGCGGCGCTTCGTCTCGGACGCTTCGCACGAGCTGCGTACGCCGCTGACGACCGTTCGGGGCAATACCGATTTGCTCAAAAAGATCTGGACGCTCGACAGCATGCCGCACGGCCTGACCGAAGAAGATCTGCGGCAGATGTCCGTCGAAGCGATCGGCGACATTGCCGATGAATCCGAGCGAATGAGCCGGCTGATCGGCGACATGCTGTCGCTGGCGCGGGCCGACGCCGGCCAGACGATGCAAAAAGAACTGCTGCAGCTCGGTCCGCTGGTCGAAGACGTCGTGCGCCGGGCGCAGTTTCTGCCGCACCGGGCCCAGTGGGCGCCGGGTGATCTGACCGCGCTCGACGGGATCGCCGTAGTCGGCAACAAAGATTATTTGCAGCAGATGCTGTTCATTTTTATCGAAAATGCGTTCAAGTACACGGCGGAAGGACAAGTCTCGCTCGATATTCTCGTCTACCGCCAGCAGGTCGGCATCCGGGTCAAAGATACCGGGATCGGCATGGACAAAGACGAAGTGCCGCATATTTTCGAACGTTTCTACCGGGCCGACGAATCGCGGGGCAAGACGCCCGGCACGGGGCTTGGACTGTCCATCGCCAAATGGATCATCGACGAGCATCAAGGTTCGGTCGAAGTCGTCACGGTCAAAGGCGAAGGCACCACGTTCATCATCTGGCTGCCGGCGCTGTTCCCGGAAATTCAGGCCGCGTCCGAACCGGAAGAAGCCGTCGTAGAGCCGGAGGAAGTTTACGGGGAACCCGTGGAGGTCGCCGGGAAAGACACTTCGGAGCCTGTGGAGCCTGTGGAGCCTATGGAGCCCATGGAGCCCATGGAGCCCGTAGAGATCGAAGACCCGGACGAAACGCAGCGCGGCAATGACGCAGCCGATTCGCCGCCGAAGCCGGAACAAGGACCGGGCGGCCGCGGCTCCGGATCGGTCTGACCGGCGGTCCGAAAGGCTGCGCCTTTCTTCGGGCTGGCGAATACGTTATAATCGGGGTATGCGCGAATACGCGTTTAAGCCATGAATCCGAAAGCAGGTGCGAATAGATGGAAGTTCTACGTATTGCCCCGCGAGGCTATTGCTACGGCGTAGTCGACGCGATGGTGCTCGCCAGACAAGCGGCCAAAAATCTCGATCTGCCCCGGCCTATTTATATACTCGGCATGATCGTGCACAACGCGCACGTCACCCAGTCGTTCGAAGACGAAGGCATCGTGACGCTCGACGGTCCAAACCGGCTGGAAATTCTTGAGCAGGTGGACAAGGGAACGGTCATCTTTACCGCGCACGGGGTATCCCCGGAAGTGCGCAAGCGGGCGCGCGAGCGCGGCCTGACGACGGTCGACGCGACGTGCCCGGACGTGACGAAGACGCATGACCTGATCCGCGAGAAAGCGGGCGAAGGCTACGAGATTATCTATATCGGCAAAAAAAACCATCCGGAACCCGAAGGCGCAATCGGCGTCGCTCCGGACCGGGTGCATCTGATCGAGAAGGAAGAAGAGATCGAAGCGCTGAACATTCCGCCGGGCAAGATCATCATCACGAATCAGACGACGATGAGCCAGTGGGACATCAAGACGATTATGAAAAAGCTGCTGGAGCGTTACCCGGGAGCCGAAGTGCATAACGAAATCTGCCTGGCGACCCAGGTGCGGCAGGAAGCGGTAGCCGAACAGGCCGGGCAAGCGGACCTGGTCATCGTCGTCGGCGACCCGCGCAGCAACAACTCCAACCGCCTGGCGCAGGTGTCCGAAGAGATCGCCGGCACGACCGCTTACCGCGTGTCCGACGTAAGCGAGATCAAGCAGGAATGGCTGATGGGCATCAGCAAGGTGGCTATTACGGCAGGCGCTTCGACGCCGACGCCGATTACCAAAGAAGTCATTCTCTACCTGGAGCAGTTCGAAGAAAGCGATCCGTCCACTTGGGAAATCAAGCGCACGGTCGATATGAAAAAACTGCTGCCGCCGGTACGCGAGAAAAAGAAAGCCGCCGCGGAATAAAGTCCGCGCGGCCGGCTGAACACCGGCCGGCCGCAGCCGCGCCAAGCGAAAAACCCGACCGGGGAATCGGTCGGGTTTTTCGGCTTGCGCTTTGCAAGGCGCAAGCCCCGCGAGGCGCAGCTCAGTGAAGCGCAAGCCCCCGCAAGGAGCAAAGCCCTATGCGGGGTCGGATCGAGAAGCTCAGATCAAGACGTAAGTGGCTCTCAGCGGTCCGTGGACGCCGACGACGAGCTGCATTTCGATATCGGCCGAGTTCGACGGGCCGGAGATCAGGTTAAGGCAGGAGCCGAGCGCGGCGCCGGCTTCATGGCGGCGATTGAGCTCCTGCATCGCCTGCGTCGAGCGCGGCACGATGCGTTCGCGCTCGATAACGGCGATATAATGCGCCGGCAGGAAATGCAGCGCCCGGCCCTGGTCGGGCCGGCTCTCCAGCACGACGGTGCCGGATTCGGCCAGCGCGAAATCGGCAAAAACGAGAGCGACGTTGGCCGCTTCGGCCAGCCGGATATTGCCGGCCCGGCCCGCTTGTTCGGACCAGACGGCTTCGTCTTCAAACGATAATCCGTATTTCGCGAAGCGGGCATCGCCGGAGCGGATGACCGGCCCGCCGCCGCAGCCTGCGATCAGATCGTTCAGCGTCCGCTGAAGCAGGGCCGGCGTCGATTCGATGATCTGCGTATGGATGAAGAAGCACTGCTCTTTGAGAATGTCGACCAGCTGCTCCGGCGTCCGGTCGGCCAGCGTCTCCAGATGCGGCGTGCATGTCCAGGCCGGGCGCGTGACGCTGTCCGTGCGCCGGGGACGCCCGAGACGGTCGGAGACGCGGTTCAGGAACGCTTCGCGGTTGTAGGGATCGGGCCGCGAGGGATCTCGATCGCTGCGGATCGTCATGGGCGTGTCCCTCCTTTTTCTTCTATAGAAAGAGAAGAGGAGATGCGCCGCCCGGCGGCACCGTCCGCAGCGCCCGGAGAAGCGTCCGGGGAAGAGCCGGACGCGGCTGCGGCCGGATCGGCCGCACGGTCCGACGAGCCGCCGCCGCTGCCGGGCTCGCGGTTGGCGTACCAGGCACGGAAGCCGTCTTTGCGCTTGACCGGCTGCGGCAGATCGCGGCTGCCGATCCAGCCCGAGAGCGGAGCCGGGCCGCGCACGATCCGTCCGTGCCGGCTCAGCAGCAGGCTGAGCGGATTCGCCAGCCGCAGCGTGCCGGCGAACAGGCCGGGCGAAGAGAGCAGCCGCCCGGCCGCTTTCATCTGCATCCGGTCGACGCTGCCTGTCC
This genomic window contains:
- a CDS encoding 4-hydroxy-3-methylbut-2-enyl diphosphate reductase; amino-acid sequence: MEVLRIAPRGYCYGVVDAMVLARQAAKNLDLPRPIYILGMIVHNAHVTQSFEDEGIVTLDGPNRLEILEQVDKGTVIFTAHGVSPEVRKRARERGLTTVDATCPDVTKTHDLIREKAGEGYEIIYIGKKNHPEPEGAIGVAPDRVHLIEKEEEIEALNIPPGKIIITNQTTMSQWDIKTIMKKLLERYPGAEVHNEICLATQVRQEAVAEQAGQADLVIVVGDPRSNNSNRLAQVSEEIAGTTAYRVSDVSEIKQEWLMGISKVAITAGASTPTPITKEVILYLEQFEESDPSTWEIKRTVDMKKLLPPVREKKKAAAE
- a CDS encoding HAMP domain-containing sensor histidine kinase, whose product is MSIRLRLTAWYSGILALTLLMFSAIIYTFVYYNTYQNTYDTWQSRIREQIRQSIVVDDSGMVTSKINIENILKTIDSRLYVQIYFYGSGDLQQSDNMTFGPGAFKFEIPPLEGVKEDFSRIRSEGRPYLMYQQLLLPANGAREPVLLQIAASTEEAENLLSDLRFILLLGSVSTLILAATLGMFLARKSMAPIGKVIEAANGVQTSSDLSVRIDYTGPQDEVGQLISTVNRMLARTELFYKDLEESYRAQRRFVSDASHELRTPLTTVRGNTDLLKKIWTLDSMPHGLTEEDLRQMSVEAIGDIADESERMSRLIGDMLSLARADAGQTMQKELLQLGPLVEDVVRRAQFLPHRAQWAPGDLTALDGIAVVGNKDYLQQMLFIFIENAFKYTAEGQVSLDILVYRQQVGIRVKDTGIGMDKDEVPHIFERFYRADESRGKTPGTGLGLSIAKWIIDEHQGSVEVVTVKGEGTTFIIWLPALFPEIQAASEPEEAVVEPEEVYGEPVEVAGKDTSEPVEPVEPMEPMEPMEPVEIEDPDETQRGNDAADSPPKPEQGPGGRGSGSV
- a CDS encoding response regulator transcription factor, which gives rise to MRSNILIVDDDEKIISMLRRGLAFEGYEVHTAPNGAEGLKLMRTTDPDLLVLDVMMPEVDGFEVVRRLREAGSAVPVLMLTAKDELENRVKGLDLGADDYLVKPFALEELLARVRALLRRKTDTVREDDGERLSFEDLVMNIDSREVTRGERKVELTAKEFELLHLFMLNPRRVLSRDVIMDKIWGYDYSGESNVLEVYIAMLRQKTEDSSSKRLIQTIRGAGYILRSDS
- a CDS encoding LutC/YkgG family protein, with translation MTIRSDRDPSRPDPYNREAFLNRVSDRLGRPRRTDSVTRPAWTCTPHLETLADRTPEQLVDILKEQCFFIHTQIIESTPALLQRTLNDLIAGCGGGPVIRSGDARFAKYGLSFEDEAVWSEQAGRAGNIRLAEAANVALVFADFALAESGTVVLESRPDQGRALHFLPAHYIAVIERERIVPRSTQAMQELNRRHEAGAALGSCLNLISGPSNSADIEMQLVVGVHGPLRATYVLI